Proteins found in one Xenopus laevis strain J_2021 chromosome 1L, Xenopus_laevis_v10.1, whole genome shotgun sequence genomic segment:
- the fabp2.L gene encoding fatty acid-binding protein, intestinal — MAFDGTWKVDRSENYEKFMEVMGVNIVKRKLGAHDNLKVIIQQDGNNFTVKESSTFRNIEIKFTLAQPFEYSLADGTELNGAWFLQDNQLLGTFTRKDNGKVLQTTRQIIGDELVQTYEYEGTESKRIFKRG, encoded by the exons ATGGCCTTTGATGGAACTTGGAAGGTTGACAGAAGTGAAAACTATGAGAAATTCATGGAAGTTATGG GTGTAAATATAGTGAAACGGAAGCTGGGGGCACATGACAATCTGAAGGTCATAATCCAGCAAGATGGAAACAACTTCACAGTGAAAGAATCCAGCACATTCCGTAACATTGAAATCAAGTTTACCCTTGCACAACCCTTTGAGTATTCTCTGGCTGATGGAACAGAACTCAAT GGTGCCTGGTTCCTACAGGACAACCAACTTCTTGGAACTTTCACCAGGAAAGATAATGGAAAAGTTCTGCAAACTACTAGACAAATCATTGGTGACGAACTTGTTCAG aCATATGAGTATGAAGGTACAGAATCAAAAAGGATTTTCAAGAGAGGCTAA